One part of the Nematostella vectensis chromosome 8, jaNemVect1.1, whole genome shotgun sequence genome encodes these proteins:
- the LOC116615509 gene encoding uncharacterized protein LOC116615509 isoform X2 yields MSRKSSKKAAKNRTDSLSPGPTTIVEDEEMAAVKNLLAVQESMMRSVFESMVSQISSRVDDLVEKVSGLKASLEFTQSEVERFGPINKKVKETDSEVVKVKDALEYLENQSRRNNKRVSGIPESPGESWADSEAKVKKAIQTKLGLEIGIERAHRVERKKAKGRSLTQSEKERPRTIVCKLKDWKTKEAVVRKARIDKPAGLYVAEDLARATLLKREAKIEEMKKARAEGKRAYFILDLIIRDQKQDAAEDRFVLFPYRSRPCLGNADHHHLQFSQLKGLDLLGCKQGEPGQWSTLHQPLTTRRKLSHHHQP; encoded by the exons ATGTCGAGAAAGTCATCAAAAAAGGCAGCGAAGAACCGAACTGATTCTTTATCTCCCGGTCCGACTACTATCGTCGAGGACGAGGAAATGGCGGCCGTGAAAAATCTTCTGGCCGTCCAGGAATCCATGATGAGATCCGTATTTGAATCAATGGTATCGCAGATAAGTAGCCGGGTCGATGATCTGGTAGAGAAGGTTTCGGGCCTAAAGGCAAGCCTTGAGTTCACTCAGAGTGAGGTTGAACGCTTTGGGCCTATCAACAAGAAAGTTAAAGAGACTGACAGCGAGGTTGTTAAAGTAAAGGACGCTCTCGAGTATCTCGAGAACCAGTCGAGACGTAATAATAAACGTGTGTCCGGAATACCAGAAAGTCCAGGAGAGTCGTGGGCCGATTCAGAAGCTAAAGTGAAAAAGGCGATCCAGACGAAGCTTGGTTTGGAGATTGGGATCGAAAGGGCGCACCGCGTAGAAAGGAAAAAGGCAAAGGGCAGATCCTTGACGCAGTCGGAGAAAGAGAGGCCGAGGACGATTGTCTGTAAACTTAAGGACTGGAAGACGAAGGAGGCGGTTGTGAGAAAGGCCAGGATTGACAAGCCGGCGGGTCTCTACGTTGCAGAAGATCTTGCAAGGGCTACACTTCTTAAGAGGGAAGCTAAAATCGAAGAGATGAAGAAGGCGAGAGCTGAAGGGAAGAGGGCTTACTTCATACTAGATCTAATTATTAGAGATCAGAAACAGGATGCAGCCGAAG ATAGATTTGTACTATTTCCCTATAGAAGTAGACCATGCCTAGGAAACGCcgaccaccaccacctccaaTTCAGCCAGCTAAAAGGCCTAGATCTGCTCGGCTGCAAGCAAGGAGAACCGGGTCAATGGTCGACCCTCCACCAGCCGTTAACAACACGGAGGAAATTGTCGCACCACCATCAGCCGTAA
- the LOC116615509 gene encoding uncharacterized protein LOC116615509 isoform X3 translates to MAAVKNLLAVQESMMRSVFESMVSQISSRVDDLVEKVSGLKASLEFTQSEVERFGPINKKVKETDSEVVKVKDALEYLENQSRRNNKRVSGIPESPGESWADSEAKVKKAIQTKLGLEIGIERAHRVERKKAKGRSLTQSEKERPRTIVCKLKDWKTKEAVVRKARIDKPAGLYVAEDLARATLLKREAKIEEMKKARAEGKRAYFILDLIIRDQKQDAAEDRFVLFPYRSRPCLGNADHHHLQFSQLKGLDLLGCKQGEPGQWSTLHQPLTTRRKLSHHHQP, encoded by the exons ATGGCGGCCGTGAAAAATCTTCTGGCCGTCCAGGAATCCATGATGAGATCCGTATTTGAATCAATGGTATCGCAGATAAGTAGCCGGGTCGATGATCTGGTAGAGAAGGTTTCGGGCCTAAAGGCAAGCCTTGAGTTCACTCAGAGTGAGGTTGAACGCTTTGGGCCTATCAACAAGAAAGTTAAAGAGACTGACAGCGAGGTTGTTAAAGTAAAGGACGCTCTCGAGTATCTCGAGAACCAGTCGAGACGTAATAATAAACGTGTGTCCGGAATACCAGAAAGTCCAGGAGAGTCGTGGGCCGATTCAGAAGCTAAAGTGAAAAAGGCGATCCAGACGAAGCTTGGTTTGGAGATTGGGATCGAAAGGGCGCACCGCGTAGAAAGGAAAAAGGCAAAGGGCAGATCCTTGACGCAGTCGGAGAAAGAGAGGCCGAGGACGATTGTCTGTAAACTTAAGGACTGGAAGACGAAGGAGGCGGTTGTGAGAAAGGCCAGGATTGACAAGCCGGCGGGTCTCTACGTTGCAGAAGATCTTGCAAGGGCTACACTTCTTAAGAGGGAAGCTAAAATCGAAGAGATGAAGAAGGCGAGAGCTGAAGGGAAGAGGGCTTACTTCATACTAGATCTAATTATTAGAGATCAGAAACAGGATGCAGCCGAAG ATAGATTTGTACTATTTCCCTATAGAAGTAGACCATGCCTAGGAAACGCcgaccaccaccacctccaaTTCAGCCAGCTAAAAGGCCTAGATCTGCTCGGCTGCAAGCAAGGAGAACCGGGTCAATGGTCGACCCTCCACCAGCCGTTAACAACACGGAGGAAATTGTCGCACCACCATCAGCCGTAA
- the LOC116619259 gene encoding uncharacterized protein LOC116619259: protein MPANTSVRYATIEDAIRFIRHNGTSCYLAKTDIKNAFRIIPIDPKDYPLLGFKWRDSYYYDRCMPMGCSSSCKTFETFSTAVEWIARNKLHIHSILHLLDDFLIIAPTEDLCRAQLQLFLDLCNYLGIPIAPEKTMGPATTLQFAGIELDTQMLVARLPQDKIDKSIQLITSFLRRKKVSLQELQSLIGMLNFACSVVMPGRAFLRRLIDLTINVRAPHHKIRLNISAKEDLKIWLSFLQNFNCKSFFLDEHWVSSPKLRLFTDAAGSLGYGAVFGDEWCYGQWPDTWVGKNIAILEFYPIVLSVHLWGHRMTNQCILFFTDNEALVYVINKQSCRDKSLMFFVRYLVALCLKHNILFRSKHIPGVHNILADSLSRLQLQVFKEKAPATMHSNPTEIPLSLLPQHWGP, encoded by the coding sequence ATGCCAGCTAATACAAGCGTCCGTTATGCCACTATCGAGGACGCAATTCGATTTATTCGGCATAATGGTACCAGCTGTTATCTTGCTAAGACTGACATAAAGAATGCATTTCGCATAATTCCTATCGATCCTAAGGACTACCCCTTGTTGGGTTTTAAATGGAGAGACTCTTACTATTATGATCGATGCATGCCTATGGGTTGTTCCAGCTCCTGTAAAACGTTTGAAACCTTTAGTACGGCTGTGGAATGGATAGCTAGGAACAAATTACATATACATTCAATCCTCCACCTTCTTGATGACTTTTTGATCATAGCCCCTACCGAAGATCTATGTAGGGCGCAACTACAACTTTTTCTGGACCTATGTAACTATCTGGGTATTCCCATAGCACCAGAGAAAACAATGGGACCTGCCACTACTTTGCAGTTTGCGGGTATTGAACTTGATACCCAAATGTTAGTGGCTCGCCTACCACAAGACAAAATTGACAAGTCTATACAGCTGATTACTAGTTTTTTGCGCAGAAAGAAGGTGTCCCTCCAGGAGTTACAGTCGCTAATTGGAATGCTAAATTTCGCATGTTCTGTTGTCATGCCTGGCAGGGCCTTTCTGAGGCGGCTGATAGATCTCACTATTAATGTTAGGGCCCCTCACCACAAGATCAGACTAAATATAAGTGCCAAGGAGGACTTAAAAATTTGGCTGTCTTTTCTTCAGAATTTCAATTGCAAGTCATTTTTCCTTGACGAGCACTGGGTGAGCTCACCTAAACTTCGGCTCTTTACTGATGCTGCAGGCTCTCTGGGTTATGGGGCAGTTTTTGGTGACGAATGGTGCTATGGGCAATGGCCCGATACATGGGTAGGAAAGAATATCGCTATTCTGGAATTCTATCCCATTGTCCTTAGTGTACATTTATGGGGGCATAGAATGACCAACCagtgcattttattttttactgatAACGAAGCATTGGTTTACGTGATCAATAAACAGAGCTGCCGGGATAAATCTCTAATGTTTTTTGTCCGCTACTTGGTCGCCCTTTGTCTTAAACATAATATTCTTTTCAGATCAAAGCATATACCAGGTGTGCATAACATTTTAGCAGATTCTTTATCTCGTCTCCAGCTTCAGgttttcaaagaaaaagcCCCAGCAACAATGCATTCCAACCCGACGGAAATTCCGTTGTCTCTGTTGCCACAACATTGGGGCCCATAG